A stretch of Sphingomonas sp. JUb134 DNA encodes these proteins:
- a CDS encoding arginine N-succinyltransferase: MLVVRPAGPADLIALKELAVLSGRGFTSLPENDDVLAERLALAEESFAGTVAPAEAWYTLMLEESDTGEVLGVAGVRAAVGLTRPHFSFRIVTLAQYSPAARTRFDHQALVLVNECGGWTEVGSLFVHPRLRGGGGGSLLARARYMLIGAEPIRFSHTVMAELRGWFDADDTSPFWEGVSSKFYRLPFEQADHMVTATDGQFILDLAPRHPIYVELIDRAASDAIGRVHRDGEAALALLEREGFERSGLVDIFDGGPTVTCARDTLATVRSGRTFRLAVGEVADAAPALLSTAAVVDFRATRAPARADGAALVIAPATADALRLREGDLIRMSA; this comes from the coding sequence ATGCTGGTGGTACGACCCGCCGGACCGGCGGATTTGATTGCGTTGAAGGAGCTCGCGGTCCTGTCCGGCCGCGGCTTCACCAGCCTGCCCGAGAATGACGACGTACTCGCCGAACGATTGGCGCTGGCGGAGGAGAGCTTCGCCGGCACCGTCGCCCCGGCTGAGGCCTGGTACACGCTGATGCTGGAGGAAAGCGACACGGGCGAGGTGCTCGGCGTCGCCGGCGTGCGTGCGGCTGTGGGGCTCACCCGCCCGCACTTCTCCTTCCGCATCGTGACCCTGGCGCAATATTCGCCAGCGGCACGCACGCGCTTCGACCACCAGGCGCTGGTGCTGGTCAACGAATGCGGCGGCTGGACCGAGGTCGGCTCGCTGTTCGTCCACCCGCGGCTGCGCGGCGGCGGCGGCGGCAGCCTGCTCGCGCGCGCCCGCTACATGCTGATCGGCGCAGAGCCGATCCGCTTCTCGCATACGGTGATGGCCGAACTGCGCGGCTGGTTCGACGCCGACGACACCTCGCCCTTCTGGGAGGGGGTCTCGAGCAAATTCTACCGCCTGCCCTTCGAACAGGCCGACCATATGGTCACCGCCACCGACGGCCAGTTCATCCTGGATCTGGCGCCCCGCCACCCCATCTATGTCGAGTTGATCGACCGCGCCGCCTCCGACGCCATCGGCCGCGTCCACCGCGACGGCGAAGCGGCGCTGGCGCTGCTGGAGCGCGAAGGCTTCGAGCGTTCCGGGCTGGTCGACATCTTCGACGGCGGGCCGACCGTCACCTGCGCGCGCGACACGCTGGCGACCGTGCGCAGCGGCCGGACGTTCCGCCTGGCGGTCGGCGAGGTGGCGGATGCGGCGCCCGCGCTGCTCTCCACCGCCGCCGTCGTCGATTTCCGCGCCACCCGCGCGCCCGCGCGTGCCGATGGTGCGGCGCTGGTAATCGCCCCTGCCACCGCCGACGCGCTCCGCCTGCGCGAAGGCGACCTGATCCGGATGAGTGCCTGA